The DNA segment CCTTCGCCTTGCTACCCCCCGCGGTACAATCGATCGCCACCACCGCCTGGTTCTCCATTTTCATCACGCCGCCGGAAAGCCCTTGGCGCCGGAAAATAGGCAGCAGATCCCGCAAAATTCGATCTTTGCTGATGATTCGCCTCCAAACTTCGATCTCCTACAAAATATCTTCGGTCAATACTCGATCTCTTCGAGCTTGACGAAATCGCATGGATGAGGATGAGATTGCGAACAGGAGAATGCAACGAGGAGGACTGCGAAGACTTCTAGATGGGAATGGAAAGTAGTAAGTCAACGGGGCGTCCCTATTGGACGGAAGAAACACATTGATTTATAAGTTTAAACAAAAGTCGTCTTCAGCGTGATGCCAGCAAATAACTTGCTTTGTTTTTAAAGCAAAAATCTAAAGGATCTATATGTTTCAAATCATTTAGGGTGCTCCCATTTTAATTATTTCTCGATTTTCCTAATCACTTCGTCAAATTTTCCGCATCATTCAATCgaacatttaaaatttaaatcccaACTAACTATGACATGACACATTACACCAAATTTTCTTCAGTAGAATGACAGAAATTTTTATGGATCGAATAGGATTAAAtgtctaaattatatatataaaaaattcatACTACATAAAAGTAGAAAATACGTTACTTAATTACatggtaaaattaaataattttatggtTTCTTTCTTATTTGGGTTTATTAATGATACAAACATAAGTATATTTAAGAAATTATGGGTTGCCCAAGTTAATCGTGTAATAGTTAGGTCATTTAACATATAATTAAGGATTTAAAATTAGAGTCTAAGTTACGATATATTAtaggagttttttttttcaagtaagaAACAAATCTAAGAATGCTGACCGGATCTTCATAAGGACTTTTCAATTTATCTTGATAATCGatgaaaattaatagttagtagaAAATTTTTATGGATGGGAtggttgttggtgcggttagcactaacggtttaactcaagtttttataaatgacaaaataggttaagttagtctcattgttatctaacactctgatcgagtatgcaggagaagcccaaacaggtcgacgggctgacctgatgtctgccacgaagctcagctaggtcaacgggccgaccggatagttggcacggaGTCCAAATGagtcgatgggttgaccggacgtttgacacgaagtctagctaggtcgacgggctgactggatagctggcacgaagcccagacgggtcgaagggctgaccggacgtctgacaggtaagtggaggtaagtcacaggaggagagtgactatgaagacgcgttcccgggaagggaacattagacgtcgatccgacttagatccatttcggatatctaagtcaagatcgtgactagattccggtctcgaagagATGAAATTTAATTACTATCATATTttgattataaactgtgctaacactctgttttgcaagatattttacatttatgtttcggacacattttcttgcagggaaatgaagttgctggaaaatggagtccgagcacccggaatgCAAGTTTTATCCACAACGTCACTTCGTCACATGGAGCGCCCTGGGGTGGCTCGACTACGTTATATTCAGGGCGCCcaaaaggatccaggcgccccgaacctcttATATAAGAAAGGTAAAGGTTGGAGCTAAAGAACAACAAAATAATTCACGCTCTTCTGTGCTTCTGCGACATTGCGAAGACTCTCCGACAAAGCTCTGTTTTTCTGTCTTATTGTCTATTGTTGGTATTTTCTTTCTAGCATTTATGTACTTAACTTtttgtaatcaaatattcgaattattaatggattgcccaacgaaagacTCAAcaagtgcaggccttggagtagaagtcgataaaggctccgaactaattaaaaaatgacTCTTGTTAGCGTTGCTTTATTCTTTTGCCTTTACTTTTCCGTTGTGCGCTCTACGTTTTTTATTATCGGTATTCACCCAACAATGATCACCTTCATGATTAGTATAATGATTAGACCTTCTAATAGATAATCAAAATATTTAAGGTTTGAATCTTAATTACGGTACATGATAGAAGATTTTTTTTCGTGAATTTAAGAATATTAACCATCTGATGAATCTTTATAGGTTGATCCggtggttagaacaggggacccccatttggaggggtcaacgccacgtggaagtcaaagggccaggtagcTGACCGGGTAAGGGAAGGCTGGTCGGCtaaccggagaaggatgggccgacctcccggccggtcgACCGGTCGACCGGTGAATAACCGAGGGCAAAAGGCGCCCTggcaggggtcgggtttccggcgctcgattgaacagtaacgaagggccgagcggaagtcatgctcgaCCGTAGACATAAGataacatactgctagcagtccccacatagcaccttaccgaggatcgCCCCAGCATACCGACGCATACGGAGGGACGGACGTGAGGTGAATGCCGACCGGCTGGACGTGAGATgagtgccgaccggccggacgggagatgagtgccggccggacGTCCCGGCATGGACtaaggagagaaggacaaggaacgtcttatgatagctgtcaagtcctatgactaggccataatccaaatctggcggcaaggtgttctgctgtcccatcgaagacgtgtctggactgtagcagtatggtgtcaggtaagctttctgacaaacacatatcgAGGTATGAGCTAAGGACACGTATttacctcggtaggtgtgcgtgagctctttcaccgctctatataaagagccttatacttcgccgaaggtacgcgttctacaattttggcagccacttcttcactgttagcttgcctgacttgatggtcggagggtcaccgccgggaaccccttcccggcccgacttctgtgcaggttcgcctgaggttcgtgcgaccagtcgaagatccacgtcatcgacccggagagcgccacgtacccagcgtccgttgattcagcgattcggacaggatcaatttggcaccgtaTGTGggaaacgctcctgcatccgatcggaaacaatggacgacagcacacggtgacgctttccacggaagaactcgatgctctaatcgagtcgagggccgctaagcttgtggagcaaaaacaaaaagtaccagccgagcggcctgagcagcaagcaacgtcagcatcaggtggccgaacGGAAGCACCACATGCTACCGTTGCATTCCACCGGATCATAggtatttttaatttattctgataattaatataaaatttactaAGGATCAAGTTGATCATTTTCGGGATTAATATAGATTGGAAGAactacattaaaaaaaattactaaggtGTCAACAATAGAAAAgtctaataataaaatttaggttGGAAAAACTTATAATAATGTTCAATCTAAAATCCCATAGGTTATCCTTGTGCTGTTTACACTTTACACAACAACGAAAAATAATAttgtatataaaattttattcttgCATTTACAGTGATgataagtttattttttaaaatattgatcgtaaaatatttttacaaatatCCAATTACAGTGAATGTAAAATTCAGCTGCCTATCGAGAGCGGGCAGCCGGTGAGATTCCCATCGAAAACTCCAGCTGCCAGTCAACGGCGGTCTGCCGGTGAGATTCTTATGGGCCACTCACCAAAGATATAAGCCCTCGAATCCTCTACGCCTCTAACGAAGCCGAAGAGTACTTGTAGGTAGAGGATCTCATTTGGGCCACCGACGGTGACCCGACTCGCGCACCTCCTTTTCCAGAAGAGTTGTGTATTCGTACAGTCACAGCCCGTTGCTTTCAAAGCAGGTCGGTTTCCATTCCGTTATACGCGCCACGAAAAATGAAATTACTTGGACAATATTACAAAGAAATCGAGCTCCTCGACGACGGCCATGGTGGAGTTCTCTATATAACTCTGCTCATGCCTACTTCACTGCTTCCAGACTTCGAGCCCATTTGACGTGCTTCCATTCGAGATAGTTCAATCGATCGCTTCCTCGAGTCGCTCTAGGGCTCGATCGAGAGAACGCTGCGCGAATCGGGATCGATCCGTTCGATTTAGGGGTTTCCAGTGGCGTTCTTCGGCAGGAACTGGCAATTGTGCTGCGATCGAGGCGATTGGCTTAGGTTTTGATGGAATCGGTCGAGGCCCCGCAGATCTCGGGCGTCAGATCGGGGAGTTCCGGCACCTGCGCGGCGGAGATCGCGGAGTCCCTCCGTTTCGAGGAGGAGATCCAGAGTCTGATCGTCCACCCTAACTTCGAGGCTTCTAATGGGAGCTCCTTCACCGCGCTTCTTGGCCTCTCCGGCAACCAGGCCGCGGAGCTCCTCCACGAGTACGGCCTCACTGCGGCGGCCTCCTCCCCTGCTGGCGCCGCCGAGATGTGGCGACTCCGCCTTGGAGGCGACCGCGCGGCGGGGGAGCTCCGCCTTCCGCTCGGTTGTTCCCCCACCTTCCCCTCCGACGCTGCCATCGTCGAGAGCGCGGCGAGGTTTTCTGTCTTCGCATCCGAGGAGTCCCCCGCTTCGAGCTCCGGAGGAGGCATCTCGCCGAGGCTGAAGGTGGAACAGCTGGACCCCGATTCGCCCCCTTCCGTCCCCGTTCTCCCCTCGCCGAAGACGAAGAGATCACCGGCGAAGAGGAAAGGGACGTGCGAGAAAAGCAAGGTATGTAAATTAATCGACCTTCCACGAAGCCAGCCCCCTGAGACATTCCTATTTTGGAACACAGGCGAGGGGAACAGCAAAAAAAATCAAGAGGACCGAAGAGAAAAAAGACCCAACCAAGGCCACGGCGACGGAGGAAGACACCGCCGACGAGAAGCTCCCCTACGTTCACGTCCGCGCTCGCCGAGGACAAGCAACCGATAGCCACAGCTTAGCAGAGCGGGTACTCCACACCACCACTGCTACTGGATTAATTAACGACTAAAATACTTCATCTAACTGTGGGATTATCACTAATCCCATTGTTTACAATTTATAGGCTCGAAGGGAGAAAATAAATGCGCGGATGAAGCTTCTGCAGGAGCTGGTCCCCGGTTGCAGCAAGGTTGGTAATTTTCTCAATCATTCCCGGGATTTGATGGTACTTGTTCCCTAATTGGCATTCTAATTATACTTGGATGGCATCGATAGGCTCAAAGCTTTTAGCGTTCCTTACGCAATCAATTTTGCAAATTACTTCCTTGTTACGCATAAAAGGTCGATTCTTGACCTTTTAGTAGGAGAAAAGTTAGCAGATGAGGGAGTGGCGTGCATTTGATTTGCCTGGAGCCAGTGATAGGCGATGTAGTTTGGCCCATCAAACATCTTGTCGGCTTGCTTTTGTAAGCTACATTGTCTGTCCTTTGACTGGGCCAAACTTGGTCGGATTCATTTGGGCATTTCCCTTCCATTATGATCCGGCGTTGCTATTGTGATTAGGTGTCTAATCCCACATCCAGTTGTTGGGTGTGTTTATTTGTTGGTTTGTGAATCGATTCCATGCCGCAGCAGAACCATGTACAGCGATTGATGTGCATGGGGTTGCTGCAAATTGGTGCCCTCGGGTGAATTGAAGAGGATGGAACCAAAGTGATGGTCCAGGCGCCGATTGCAGGCAAAGTTTAGAGAGGACAGAGACATGATGTGATTAGTGTGGTCGAGTGCCCTATCACGCAAGTCTATATGTGAGACAGACGTAACGGGTACAGCTATATAAATTCTTGCAACATCAAGATGACATGGATGGATTACAAAGAACACAAGTCATTACCATCATAATATATAAATATTGGAGAGAAAGACTTATATGGTCCCTCGCTATAGAAGCTCTCCATGACTACCCTAAACACTTTTGATTATATTTAGGTTTCATTTAGCTAATGAATATGTTAAATGGAGCAAAAGTTATAGGTGTATAGCGCCTTTTATTGAGCTTTCCCTAAAGGGAGGGTCTTCATATGCACCCATTTTACTGTACCAGTTGCTTAAATTGATGTGCTCGTTTGTTAATATCATATGCATTTTTTTCCCAATGCAAAATGCATTCACTGTCACACTACTACACTAGGGAACATGACTTCTGTGGAGGGCCGTACTCTGCCATTgatgattaattaataaaaagctaattAATCTTCCCTGCTGAAACTAAAATTCAAGGAGCTCACAGCGTTAAATTTTTGTATTATTTCCTGAAGCAGCCTAAGTGAATTTAACAGTGACTGTTACAGTGACTGAACATTGATCCTATTCAGGATTGCACACAATCTTTTGGCTGAAACTAACAAAAAATTTATTGCATAACCTTTTGGAATGCACGTTTTTGAAAGTGGACTGTAGAATGAATTAATTCTCCGATCTGTCTTTTTGACGCAGATAACAGGTACAGCTTTAGTTCTTGATGAAATCATCAACCACGTACAGTCTCTGCAAAGGCAAGTTGAGGTACCGTTCTTGACTGTCTATAGTGTTGTTTGCCAGTCTCAAATTTATGCTTTAATGAACGGTTTATCTGCGAGAAAATTTTACTTTACCcttgtacttttattttttttcctataaTTTATGCTTTaaatattacttttttttttatctcttataattattataaaatgaaAGTAAAATATCAGACTCCTCCGTTAACATTAATAAAGAGGAGACTGTTAATCCATATTAATGGCGTGTGTAAGAAActgaataaaattataatttcacTTATATTGCTTGTTGAGCTGTTCTGTTTTTTAAGCCCCTTCTGCTCTTAACTCTTATTCTTAAATTGTTTTACATCTTATGATCTTTTTCAaacaaattgaaattaaaaattaatatttcacACTCATaggtctaattttttttattgtatatATATGTTTACATTTTTTATGAAATAAACTATTTTATTGTACTCAATTAAATTAACTACTTTAAATTAatctatcaatttttttttttaattattgttacATGTTGCAAACTTTAAAATATCATAAAGggcaatgtaaaaaaaaaaagacagattACGTGCTGTATTAAATGAAATTTTCtctatatttatattaaaaaaaacaaaatttcacTGTATTACTGTTTATTCTCAGTTCCTGTCGATGAGACTAGCGGCAGTCAACCCGTGCATCGATCTTAGCTTCCTGGACCACATTTTATCGACGCAGGTAAGACTCTAATTATCTATAAAAGATGAAATAATTTTATGAGCATTTTCGAAGAGTTCTTTTACGATTGATATTTATCGGTCCAACTTTCCAGTGTAACACtatttaactttattttttattaaaaaagtaTCACAAACTAATTTCTAAATAAATTTGTCTCGATATTTAATGACTAAACTTTTATTTCTAAACATCAAAAAgtctaaaattattaatttaaatgatTGAATACCTTTTCCCTTGGGCGTAAAACTCCTGTGTGCtattaagttattattatttagATATTATTGAATTATTCAATGGGAATGGGTGCTATCGAATTGTATAATAAAACTTATTTAGTTCCAATTAATGTGTAAAATTTAAGTTGAATATTTATAATTCTTGATTGTTACCAaactataatattaaaatattgcaAAATTATATTTAGAAAGTGTTATTAAATTGTTCATTTGTTctgtataatactttataattaatcataaattcatttttaaattccCTCCCAGTTGGAGGTGTACGACAGCTAAGTTATTAAATAGGTATTTTTACAGGACAATCTAAAGttctccttgtttttttttttttcacctaCAATAATTGGCTGCAACGGTCCGCGATTGAAAGCGGCCAGCCACCAACCCCTGTTATTCTTTTTCTCCTTTGTAGCACACAGTCACGACTCCTGTTAAATGCTGGCACCGTACGGCCCCTCGCTGTTTACGGGTGGTCCACCGTCCACGTACGAGACCTGTACGTAATTGGCGAAAGGCCTCACATTTATGTTCTTTGACGTGTACTGCGATGTTGGCAGTGCGAACCTGGCGCTGGTGCTGCTAACGGAAGAGAAGCGTTGGCCTGGAATCCTGCTCCGTGGTCACCGGATTCCGCTATTGCAGGCGAAGACGTACGACGACTACTACTGCCGCGGCAGTACCAGGTCTGGCACCTCG comes from the Zingiber officinale cultivar Zhangliang unplaced genomic scaffold, Zo_v1.1 ctg125, whole genome shotgun sequence genome and includes:
- the LOC122035881 gene encoding transcription factor bHLH48-like, with product MESVEAPQISGVRSGSSGTCAAEIAESLRFEEEIQSLIVHPNFEASNGSSFTALLGLSGNQAAELLHEYGLTAAASSPAGAAEMWRLRLGGDRAAGELRLPLGCSPTFPSDAAIVESAARFSVFASEESPASSSGGGISPRLKVEQLDPDSPPSVPVLPSPKTKRSPAKRKGTCEKSKARGTAKKIKRTEEKKDPTKATATEEDTADEKLPYVHVRARRGQATDSHSLAERARREKINARMKLLQELVPGCSKITGTALVLDEIINHVQSLQRQVEFLSMRLAAVNPCIDLSFLDHILSTQCEPGAGAANGREALAWNPAPWSPDSAIAGEDVRRLLLPRQYQVWHLDLLGPQQSSMAWERDATPHHNALPFPGTGTGTSLFGYDSTNSVPLNASQSKTEL